The following are encoded together in the Anaerolineae bacterium genome:
- a CDS encoding DUF11 domain-containing protein, with translation MNKSVVRYILATLTSIFTMMSFYWPPAVYAATIDVTSCNVDDLITAINTANSNGEADTINLQAGCTYTLTAPSAADPDGYGPVGLPPVTSSITLAGNGATITRGSGTFRLFYVSASGSLTLENLTLSNGLAQGGSGGLGGGYNGGGGAAGLGGAIFNRGTLTITGSTLTGNVAQGGHGGGNYGDGDSAGGGGGGLGGNGLSNAGNGGGVNGGSGSWVVGGAGGIGGGGGGGMNAGGAGGFGGGGGGAWSNGGAGGFGGGGGGSDDGGGAAGFGGGNGGDNGGGGGAGLGGAIFNHGGTVNITNSTFSGNTAQGGSGVYSGGGLGGGIFNYNGAVMVVNATFAANTVTSAGGGGIYNYQDTGTASLTLKNTILADTPTGGTDCYNNGGTITAPTDNRNLIENNNGCGSPYSSSDPQLLSLADNGGDTPTHALLSNSPAIDAGTCTGAPGTDQRGAPRPRGATCDIGSYEAELDAALGKTVDDTTPLPGQRITYTLSVINETSFDYTNTVVSDTLSGHLTFAGPVTLEPFQPGATLTDDSGDLPVLGRNLTVAAGTSITLTFPVTVNYGTAIGTVINNTASFTSAQVTEPIAGSVAVMIPPADVRLTKTVTPTLVVSGEPITYTLTFSNVNDLVATDVVITDLIPTGIINTHVISSGVSITQTSPNYAWQVQDLGCGQGGIITISGVVSSALGIIVNTATITTTTINVAPANNSSAATVTVISPPGTGPGGVGKVDSLSNLTLWLRAGQGAYTDAACMPGNETAAGGAVQCWRDMSGYSHHAIQTVANNRPTWQPDQVNGQAELQFDGSSDFMNLSAPGTLGLLNSDYEMFLAFRSSNGAIQFLTGGGLAQFELHLNGGQGARFIPKDYSGGGSASDIGGDGAYTNGSPHLVAARVDPALTPAYAGVVCADGSESSDRTTSDSRSADNTALLLGMRQGLGYPLNGSMAEVIIYNSILNSAQRTLVENYLSAKYNIPLTTGDKYEGDISLNRDYDLDVAGIGQESDGDHTEAHSAGLVIRESGNTLDNGEYVLAGHKEDVNGIITNGATGVTMRWQRVWYIDKTSANGVEAQLSFDFGEGGISGVPDSNYALLYSATDPYSFSNTGLPATVSNNQVQFIVPNATLQDGYYTLGRVAADVVITKSAHPGLAVPGGTITYTLTFSNAGLDTATGVVIVDSVPVSVTNPTIVGSSGVVITQTGSAPDFAWNVQNLAPGQGGVITLTGVLSDPLAAGTFTNMATITLTNTDGNPGNNSSGIGVLVIDNQPPIFSNPASALITPTQGITVTTPRPLFDWADATDNEGVVGYTLVMTTSGDSLSLQAVGSITVAQSNYTPANNLPDGVYTWTVSAYDAAGNASNPVSPATFVLSVGDSSSGHRVYLPVVLKGK, from the coding sequence ATGAACAAAAGTGTAGTACGATACATCTTGGCAACTCTAACCTCAATTTTTACAATGATGAGCTTTTATTGGCCTCCGGCCGTTTACGCAGCGACCATTGATGTGACAAGTTGTAACGTTGATGATCTCATCACTGCCATTAATACGGCCAATAGCAACGGCGAGGCCGACACTATCAATTTGCAGGCCGGTTGCACTTACACCCTGACCGCGCCCTCCGCCGCCGACCCGGATGGTTACGGGCCTGTCGGCCTGCCGCCTGTCACCAGTTCTATCACCCTGGCTGGCAACGGCGCTACCATCACCCGCGGCAGCGGTACGTTCCGCCTGTTTTACGTATCCGCCAGTGGCAGCCTGACATTAGAGAATCTGACCCTTTCCAACGGCTTGGCTCAAGGTGGCAGCGGCGGTTTAGGGGGAGGTTATAACGGCGGCGGCGGCGCGGCAGGTCTTGGCGGCGCTATTTTTAACCGCGGCACGCTGACCATTACCGGAAGTACGCTGACCGGCAATGTAGCCCAGGGCGGTCATGGCGGCGGCAATTATGGCGATGGTGATTCTGCGGGCGGCGGCGGCGGCGGGCTTGGTGGTAACGGCCTCAGCAATGCCGGCAACGGTGGCGGGGTCAACGGTGGCAGTGGCAGTTGGGTCGTCGGTGGCGCGGGCGGCATCGGCGGTGGTGGCGGTGGTGGCATGAACGCTGGTGGTGCCGGTGGTTTTGGCGGCGGCGGGGGGGGAGCCTGGTCTAATGGCGGCGCGGGCGGTTTTGGCGGCGGCGGCGGCGGCAGTGATGATGGCGGCGGCGCGGCTGGTTTTGGCGGCGGCAATGGCGGCGATAATGGCGGTGGTGGTGGCGCCGGTTTGGGGGGAGCTATTTTTAACCACGGCGGCACGGTGAATATTACCAACAGTACTTTTTCCGGCAATACGGCTCAAGGCGGCAGTGGTGTCTATAGCGGCGGTGGTTTGGGAGGCGGCATTTTTAATTACAATGGCGCGGTCATGGTGGTCAATGCTACTTTTGCCGCCAACACTGTCACCAGCGCGGGCGGTGGGGGCATTTACAATTATCAGGATACCGGCACGGCCAGCCTGACTCTAAAAAACACCATTCTGGCTGATACCCCGACCGGTGGCACCGATTGTTACAACAACGGCGGCACGATCACTGCGCCCACCGACAATAGAAACTTAATTGAAAACAATAACGGCTGTGGTTCTCCCTATTCATCCAGCGACCCCCAACTGCTTTCTTTGGCCGATAACGGCGGTGACACCCCAACCCATGCCCTGCTGTCCAACAGCCCGGCCATTGACGCAGGCACTTGCACCGGCGCGCCGGGCACCGACCAGCGCGGGGCACCTCGTCCGCGAGGGGCTACTTGTGACATTGGCTCGTACGAAGCGGAGTTAGACGCGGCATTGGGTAAAACAGTTGATGATACAACTCCCCTGCCGGGCCAGCGCATCACCTACACTCTCTCTGTGATTAACGAGACCAGCTTTGATTACACCAATACGGTTGTCTCCGATACTCTCTCCGGCCATCTCACTTTTGCCGGACCGGTCACGCTGGAGCCGTTCCAGCCGGGCGCCACCCTGACCGATGATTCGGGCGACCTGCCTGTTTTGGGCCGTAATCTGACCGTTGCCGCCGGAACCAGCATCACACTCACTTTTCCGGTTACGGTGAATTACGGCACGGCGATAGGAACCGTCATCAATAACACGGCCAGTTTTACATCGGCGCAGGTTACCGAACCTATCGCCGGATCGGTGGCGGTTATGATTCCGCCTGCGGATGTACGCCTGACCAAAACGGTGACTCCCACGCTGGTTGTATCTGGAGAGCCTATTACTTACACCCTCACCTTCTCTAATGTCAATGACCTGGTTGCCACCGACGTGGTCATCACCGATCTGATTCCCACTGGCATCATTAACACCCATGTTATCAGTAGCGGGGTAAGTATTACCCAAACCAGCCCCAATTATGCTTGGCAAGTGCAAGACCTGGGTTGTGGCCAGGGTGGTATCATCACTATCAGCGGGGTGGTCTCCTCCGCGCTGGGCATAATTGTCAATACCGCCACCATTACCACCACAACTATCAACGTTGCCCCGGCCAATAACAGCAGCGCGGCAACGGTTACGGTCATTTCGCCTCCTGGGACCGGGCCTGGCGGCGTAGGCAAAGTGGATAGCCTTTCTAATTTGACCCTTTGGCTGCGGGCCGGTCAGGGCGCGTACACAGACGCGGCCTGTATGCCGGGCAACGAAACAGCCGCTGGCGGCGCGGTGCAGTGCTGGCGGGACATGAGTGGTTACAGTCATCACGCGATACAAACAGTCGCGAATAATCGCCCCACCTGGCAGCCGGATCAGGTCAATGGGCAGGCCGAACTTCAGTTTGATGGCAGCAGTGACTTTATGAACTTGTCGGCCCCAGGTACTTTAGGACTGCTGAATTCGGATTATGAAATGTTCCTCGCGTTCCGCTCGTCAAACGGGGCCATCCAGTTTTTGACCGGCGGGGGACTGGCCCAATTTGAACTTCATCTTAACGGCGGCCAGGGGGCACGCTTTATCCCCAAAGATTACAGCGGTGGAGGCAGCGCCAGCGATATAGGGGGAGATGGGGCGTATACAAACGGCAGCCCCCACCTGGTCGCAGCGCGGGTAGACCCTGCCCTAACCCCGGCTTATGCCGGAGTTGTCTGCGCCGACGGCAGCGAGAGCAGCGACCGGACTACAAGTGATAGCCGCAGCGCCGACAACACAGCCTTGCTGCTGGGGATGCGCCAGGGACTTGGCTATCCTTTGAATGGCAGCATGGCCGAAGTAATCATCTACAACTCAATTCTCAACAGCGCCCAGCGCACGCTGGTAGAAAATTACTTGAGCGCCAAGTACAACATTCCCCTCACTACTGGCGACAAATATGAAGGTGATATTTCCCTCAACAGGGATTATGATCTGGATGTGGCCGGTATCGGCCAAGAATCGGATGGTGATCACACCGAAGCTCACTCAGCCGGATTGGTCATTCGAGAAAGCGGCAATACCCTGGACAATGGCGAGTACGTTTTGGCCGGGCATAAAGAAGATGTCAATGGTATCATCACCAATGGGGCTACCGGCGTGACGATGCGCTGGCAGCGAGTATGGTACATTGATAAAACCAGTGCTAATGGCGTAGAGGCGCAACTGAGTTTTGACTTTGGTGAAGGGGGAATCAGTGGCGTTCCCGATAGTAATTATGCCTTGCTTTACAGCGCCACCGATCCCTATAGCTTCTCTAACACTGGCCTTCCGGCTACTGTCAGTAATAACCAAGTACAATTTATCGTTCCCAACGCTACCTTGCAGGACGGCTATTATACCCTGGGCCGGGTGGCGGCAGATGTAGTCATTACCAAGTCGGCCCATCCGGGTTTGGCTGTTCCGGGGGGAACCATCACCTATACCTTGACCTTTAGCAACGCCGGCCTCGATACCGCTACCGGGGTGGTCATTGTTGATAGCGTGCCGGTTAGTGTAACCAACCCCACGATTGTGGGCAGCAGCGGAGTGGTTATCACCCAAACTGGCAGTGCGCCCGACTTTGCCTGGAACGTGCAAAACCTGGCTCCGGGACAAGGCGGTGTTATCACCCTCACCGGCGTGCTCAGCGATCCCCTGGCAGCGGGTACATTTACCAACATGGCCACTATTACACTTACCAACACGGATGGCAATCCTGGCAACAACAGCAGCGGGATAGGCGTGTTGGTGATTGACAATCAGCCTCCCATCTTCTCTAATCCGGCCAGCGCGTTGATTACGCCCACCCAGGGTATCACGGTCACTACGCCTCGCCCGTTATTTGATTGGGCCGACGCCACCGATAATGAAGGTGTGGTTGGCTACACCCTGGTGATGACCACCAGCGGTGATAGCTTGAGCCTGCAAGCGGTGGGTAGCATCACCGTGGCTCAATCCAACTACACCCCCGCCAACAATTTACCCGACGGTGTTTACACCTGGACGGTGTCAGCCTATGATGCGGCGGGCAATGCCAGCAATCCGGTTAGTCCGGCCACCTTTGTGCTTAGTGTTGGCGACAGTAGTAGTGGCCATCGCGTTTACCTGCCGGTTGTGCTCAAGGGGAAGTAA